From the Candidatus Manganitrophaceae bacterium genome, the window GGGAATCCAACCCGAAGGGCCCGAAGTGGAGTATGGTTGGATCGCCCCTGCCGCCCCCCTGGACGGCCCCTACCCGATGGAGGTCAAGCGGGTGGCGCAATTTTTAGAGAAGCCGAGCCGAGAGGCCGCCCTGAAATTTTATGAGAGCGGATACCTTTGGAATACCTTTGTCTCGGTGATGCGAGCCGACACCCTGATCGGACTGTTCAAACAGCATCTGCCGGGAATCTGGAGACGATTTGAGAGAATTCTCTCCGCCATCGGCACCGTACACGAGCTCTCTACCATTGAACGGGAGTACCGCACGATGGAGCCGGCGACCCTCTCTCGCGGGATCTTCGAGCGCTGCACCGGTCTGATCTCCGTCATCGAGGTCAAAGAGGTCTTTTGGAGCGATTGGGGAAGCAGCCACCGCGTTTTAGAAACCCTCCAACGGATCGGGAAAGCCCCCCTTTCAGCCGTCGCGGAAATCGGCATGCGGCAGGCGACCCCCTATGCGGTCGCCCAAAGCAAGGCGCTTTAATCCCGGAGAACGGACGGTCTTTATTCTCGTGGACGATCCGGCAGGGTTCTTTGTTTCAGGAAACATCCGATCGGTTCCGATCATTAGGAAATGTGACAGGCCCGATGGGGGCAGAGCGGGGTAAACGCAATGACGATGACGAAGAAGAAGATCATGATTATCAGCCAGGAAAATTATATCGGAGAGCTCCTCCGAACCGAATTGGCCGAAGAGGGTTATCAAGTCACCCTGGTCGATACCGGAGAGAAGGCCTTCTGGAAGTATCGGCAAGATTTTCCGGATCTGGTCCTGATCGATACGGTTTTATCCGCGATCGACAGCAATGATGTCTTGCGCTGCTTCCGCGAAGGAAATGCCTCCCCCCCGATCGTGGTCTGGTCGGCCTATGACCAGAGCAACGACGACAACCTCTGGTGGGATTCGGATGCCTACGTTATGAAGACACCGAGTTTTTTTAAAATCAAGAAAAAGATAAAAGAGCTCTGCCCATGCGCCTGATCCGGACGGACCCTCCGGATCGTATTCGAGGAAAAAGGAGAAACCGATGAACATTAAACAAGCCAAGATTTGTCTGGATTGCGATGAA encodes:
- a CDS encoding response regulator → MTMTKKKIMIISQENYIGELLRTELAEEGYQVTLVDTGEKAFWKYRQDFPDLVLIDTVLSAIDSNDVLRCFREGNASPPIVVWSAYDQSNDDNLWWDSDAYVMKTPSFFKIKKKIKELCPCA
- a CDS encoding NTP transferase domain-containing protein, translating into MHEGKPESGQLWGIVLAAGEGTRMNQFIRSSYGVCSPKQYIAFTGKRSMLQHTLDRVSLLIPPERTRIVVNPSHIKEIRSQLSSLPEKTLVFQPYNRETAPGALLPLLYIYKRDPDARVVFFPSDHFIQEEARFMRFISAADEVVRHRPEQIVLLGIQPEGPEVEYGWIAPAAPLDGPYPMEVKRVAQFLEKPSREAALKFYESGYLWNTFVSVMRADTLIGLFKQHLPGIWRRFERILSAIGTVHELSTIEREYRTMEPATLSRGIFERCTGLISVIEVKEVFWSDWGSSHRVLETLQRIGKAPLSAVAEIGMRQATPYAVAQSKAL